The Pseudomonadota bacterium DNA window ATTGCCTCGGCTTCACCGAATACTTTGTGGTTTGTGGGCTTGCCGCGCCTAAGGTCATCGTTATCCATGGCCGGCAGATCGTCATGGATTAAAGAATAGGTATGGATACATTCAAAAGCGCAGGCAACCGTCATTACAGGTTCGATGGCAGGATCAATTGTTTGGGATGCGGCAATGCATAAAACCGGCCGCACTCTTTTACCGCCGGCAAAAAGGCTGTAGCGCATGGCCTTGATATGGTCTGCAAGTCTGCCATCGGGTCGAAGCATTAATTTCTCGAGCGCGTGCTCCACATCCGTGCGTTTTTGATCATATGTTTCTTTAAAATTCATAAGACAGTATCCGTGGTCATGATTTGGGATTTTTTACTTAACCTGAGCAGCGTATCATATTTTTTGGAAAGGATCATGACCTGGAATTTTAAGGGTTACCGGTTGCGGAGAGGTTTATCCGATTTGTATCACCAGGAAAAGCGAGTTGATTCAGGGATCGTCGTTTTTTTCGGACTCAAATGGTATCAAAGTGGATTCAGCACCTTTTTTTATATGGATACTTATTTTCCCCTGGGCTTCATTTAATTTTTGATTGCAGAATTCAGTAAGTTTTACACCCTCATCAAATATTTTAAGGGATTCGTCGAGAGACAGGTTCCCATGTTCAAGTTTTTCTGTAATGAGCTCAAGTTGTTCCAGTGCGGTTTCAAAGGTTTTTTTTGCCATGACCCATCCTCCCATCCGGGAAAGAATTACCAGCATTAAGTGTAAATAACAAAAAGATGTGCGAACAAAGATTGCAGGGTGTTAAGCGCCAGCGTGTTTATTGCCAATTCATAATATTAAATGATCAAATCCTATAGGGCAATCTCTTTAAAAAAAATCCTTGGTGTGGTAAATATATTCAAATAGTTGAATTTGTATTACTTTGTTGTTTTGTGAGTTTTTTCAGCAGGTTACATTTTAGTGGTTGGATGATGACAAGATTATTTGTAAAAATGGAATATTTTCTTTTCCCCACGCTGGTCACTAATTTG harbors:
- the xseB gene encoding exodeoxyribonuclease VII small subunit; this encodes MAKKTFETALEQLELITEKLEHGNLSLDESLKIFDEGVKLTEFCNQKLNEAQGKISIHIKKGAESTLIPFESEKNDDP